Proteins encoded together in one Treponema primitia ZAS-1 window:
- a CDS encoding carbohydrate kinase family protein, giving the protein MIIHGTGCCLMDFLYPSIDFSAPAFHQALSRQDGDGGLHPGHLVFAEDFERFMGKPYESALMDISNGITHASYNLGGPSVVSLTHAAQVLGEGADVFFFGCRGNDDTGNLVEAALSRLPFRKYRLVTKPGATPRTDVLSDPHYDNGHGERTFINLLGAACNFDPDYLEDAFFDANIIAFGGTALTPSIHDGLTGLLKRARENDAVTVVNLVYDYRSEINAPGRKWKLGTGDDAYPFIDVLIADRDEALKTSGCSTSEDAAAWFLSRGTGAVLITEGARSIRIAAGKGICSPLETQTLPVCEEVNRELASFPERKGDTTGCGDNFAGGIIAGIAEQLALAPKNKIDLREACILGTAAGGFACFTVGGVFYETYPGEKRERLAPYIAAYRKQIGYL; this is encoded by the coding sequence ATGATTATTCATGGAACCGGCTGCTGCCTAATGGATTTTTTATACCCTTCGATTGATTTTTCCGCCCCCGCTTTTCATCAGGCCCTTTCCCGGCAGGATGGGGACGGCGGACTTCATCCGGGACACCTGGTTTTTGCCGAAGACTTTGAACGGTTCATGGGAAAGCCCTACGAAAGCGCCCTGATGGATATAAGCAACGGCATTACCCATGCTTCCTATAACCTTGGGGGGCCTTCGGTGGTATCCCTAACCCACGCCGCCCAGGTCCTGGGCGAAGGCGCCGATGTGTTTTTTTTCGGGTGCCGGGGCAATGACGATACGGGGAACCTTGTGGAAGCCGCCCTTTCCCGGCTGCCCTTCCGGAAGTACCGGCTGGTAACAAAACCGGGCGCCACCCCCCGGACAGATGTGCTTTCGGACCCCCATTACGATAACGGCCACGGAGAGCGGACCTTTATCAACCTTTTAGGGGCAGCCTGTAATTTTGATCCCGATTATTTGGAAGATGCTTTCTTCGATGCGAATATAATTGCCTTTGGCGGAACCGCTCTGACGCCGTCCATTCATGACGGTCTTACGGGGCTCCTCAAGCGGGCCCGGGAAAATGACGCAGTAACGGTGGTGAATCTGGTTTATGATTACCGCAGTGAAATCAACGCCCCGGGCCGGAAGTGGAAACTCGGGACCGGGGACGACGCCTATCCCTTTATTGATGTGCTCATTGCCGACCGGGACGAAGCCTTGAAAACATCCGGCTGTTCCACATCGGAGGATGCGGCGGCTTGGTTTCTTTCCCGGGGAACCGGGGCGGTACTGATTACCGAAGGGGCGAGGTCTATCAGGATTGCTGCGGGAAAGGGGATATGCAGTCCCCTGGAAACACAAACCCTGCCGGTCTGCGAAGAAGTCAACCGGGAGCTGGCTAGTTTCCCCGAGCGAAAGGGGGATACCACCGGCTGCGGGGATAACTTTGCCGGGGGCATTATCGCCGGTATTGCGGAACAGTTAGCCCTGGCGCCAAAAAATAAAATCGATCTCCGGGAAGCCTGTATCCTTGGGACCGCCGCCGGGGGCTTCGCCTGTTTTACCGTGGGAGGTGTTTTTTACGAAACCTATCCCGGAGAAAAACGGGAACGGCTGGCGCCCTATATTGCTGCGTACCGGAAACAGATAGGATATTTATAA
- a CDS encoding 16S rRNA (uracil(1498)-N(3))-methyltransferase: MVNIILFEPHEAGKSLPKRDERTVHLLKVLHKKPGDSFDAGILGGHLGTGRIESISSDGALTYSLDLPMDPPPRLPIRIAVGFPRPIQLRRLLRDLSNLGLLAVDLMGTDLGEKSYRDTKLLTDGGARAALIEGAVQARDTTIPSLSTYPNLEAWLEEQPWKKTPGDTFLIAPDNVRPVGAMANLPIRQCPVVLAIGPERGWSDRERDLLETAGFARLSLGKRALRTETACVAAAVLAMEKTGELR; this comes from the coding sequence ATGGTGAATATCATCCTCTTTGAACCCCACGAGGCGGGGAAAAGTCTCCCTAAACGGGATGAACGGACTGTCCATCTGCTCAAGGTGCTGCATAAAAAGCCCGGCGATTCCTTTGACGCGGGTATCCTGGGGGGCCATCTGGGTACCGGCAGGATCGAGTCGATCAGTTCCGATGGAGCCCTGACCTATTCCCTGGATTTACCGATGGACCCTCCTCCCCGGCTGCCCATACGAATCGCTGTGGGCTTTCCCCGTCCTATACAGCTCCGCCGGCTCCTGCGGGACCTTTCCAACCTGGGCCTCTTAGCGGTGGACCTTATGGGGACCGACCTGGGCGAAAAAAGCTACCGGGACACCAAGCTGCTTACCGACGGCGGCGCCCGGGCAGCCCTTATTGAAGGGGCGGTCCAGGCCCGGGATACCACCATCCCATCCTTATCCACCTACCCAAACCTGGAAGCCTGGCTGGAGGAACAGCCCTGGAAAAAGACGCCCGGCGATACTTTCCTCATAGCGCCGGACAATGTGCGGCCCGTGGGGGCCATGGCGAACCTGCCTATCCGTCAGTGTCCCGTGGTTTTAGCCATCGGTCCGGAGCGTGGCTGGTCCGACCGGGAGCGGGACCTTCTGGAGACCGCCGGTTTTGCCCGGCTCTCCCTGGGAAAGCGGGCTCTGCGTACTGAAACCGCCTGTGTGGCTGCGGCAGTACTGGCTATGGAAAAAACCGGAGAACTTCGGTAA
- a CDS encoding lactonase family protein, with amino-acid sequence MGNRITGYLGTYSEEIYAFTLDMEEGRIEDIRIAAESPKPSFLTVAPSKKYLYAINELGKDEGGGMVSAFKRDPLSGKLARLNQVPSEGFFPCHVVINDRETHAVVSNYASGTLAVLPLGPDGVLGKAVQVITLSGAGPNTERQEGPHAHSFLFDRSFTRGFAFDLGTDRLMAYSFDPFADLPLTAAAIPWFNVNPGAGPRHGIFDPTGTHGYSINELASTVDVLKYNQSTGIFEELQNISALPEGIAGLNSIAAAIKISPDGNFVYTSNRGHDSIAVFKRDAASGALTLTGCIPSGGKTPRDFSIDPSGNFLLVCNQDSNTMAVFRINRATGDLVKLFAYPVPTPVCVIFS; translated from the coding sequence ATGGGCAACAGAATAACCGGTTACCTTGGTACATATAGCGAAGAAATATACGCCTTTACCCTGGATATGGAAGAGGGCAGGATTGAAGATATCCGCATCGCTGCGGAAAGTCCTAAGCCGTCATTTCTAACCGTGGCGCCGTCGAAAAAATATCTCTATGCGATAAACGAGTTGGGTAAAGATGAGGGCGGCGGCATGGTGAGCGCCTTTAAGCGGGATCCCCTGTCCGGGAAACTGGCGCGGTTAAATCAGGTTCCCAGTGAAGGTTTTTTCCCCTGCCATGTGGTGATAAATGACCGGGAAACCCATGCGGTGGTTTCCAATTATGCCAGCGGTACCCTCGCGGTACTGCCCCTGGGACCGGATGGCGTCCTGGGCAAGGCGGTCCAGGTTATCACGCTTTCCGGCGCCGGCCCTAATACGGAACGGCAGGAAGGGCCCCACGCGCATTCTTTTTTGTTTGATCGAAGCTTTACTAGGGGCTTTGCCTTTGACCTGGGTACCGATCGGCTCATGGCCTATTCCTTTGATCCTTTTGCAGATCTGCCCTTAACCGCGGCGGCAATTCCCTGGTTCAACGTCAACCCCGGCGCCGGCCCCCGGCACGGGATTTTTGATCCCACCGGGACCCATGGTTATAGTATAAACGAATTGGCTTCCACCGTGGATGTACTAAAATATAACCAATCAACGGGAATTTTCGAAGAACTGCAAAATATATCGGCCCTGCCTGAGGGGATCGCCGGATTAAACAGTATCGCTGCGGCAATAAAAATCAGTCCCGATGGAAATTTTGTTTATACCTCCAACCGGGGTCATGATAGTATTGCTGTTTTTAAGCGGGATGCCGCATCCGGCGCCCTAACCCTTACGGGCTGTATTCCTTCGGGGGGCAAAACTCCCCGGGATTTTTCCATCGATCCATCGGGAAATTTTCTTTTAGTCTGTAATCAGGATTCAAATACCATGGCGGTGTTCCGTATTAACCGGGCTACCGGGGATCTTGTAAAATTATTTGCGTACCCGGTTCCCACTCCGGTGTGTGTTATTTTTTCTTAG
- a CDS encoding DUF721 domain-containing protein translates to MKKAGDLLSAFLDERVLNTARGYSELFSSWQSIAGDKLAAHSRIRELEHSVLLIEADHPGWIQILQTREKDLLDALRRRFPDQNITGISFRLSRDPPVLPAQLPVVSQPLSNAVSEPPSTDKEAPAEPNIASGDPYEKISDEHFRETLKRLEESIAAKNEGYKKNGK, encoded by the coding sequence ATGAAAAAAGCAGGGGATTTGCTTTCAGCATTTCTTGATGAACGGGTGCTTAATACTGCCCGGGGATATTCGGAATTGTTTTCATCCTGGCAATCCATTGCGGGGGACAAGCTTGCCGCCCATTCCCGGATCCGGGAGCTGGAACATTCCGTTCTTTTAATAGAGGCGGATCATCCCGGATGGATACAGATCCTGCAAACCAGGGAAAAGGATCTTCTGGATGCCCTGCGCCGCCGTTTTCCGGACCAGAATATTACGGGTATTTCCTTCAGGCTAAGCCGGGATCCGCCGGTACTTCCAGCGCAGCTTCCTGTAGTGTCTCAGCCGCTTAGTAACGCTGTGTCGGAACCGCCTAGTACCGATAAAGAAGCTCCGGCGGAACCGAATATTGCCAGCGGAGATCCCTACGAAAAAATAAGCGATGAGCATTTTAGGGAGACCCTTAAACGGCTGGAAGAGAGTATTGCTGCAAAAAACGAAGGCTATAAAAAGAACGGGAAGTAA